In the genome of Armatimonas rosea, the window GAGCGTCGCCCTTACCTCCAGCGCCACGGCCGCGAGTGTCCCGGTCTCTGTTTTGGTGCCTGCGGGCCAGTCCAGTGCCAGCTTCGCGATCCCGACTACGTCGGTCGCAGCAACCACGGTTGCCAACCTCAGCGCAACTCTCAATGGGGCAACGGTGGGAGCGAACCTGACGATCAACCCAGCTCCTGCGCCGCCACCGCCCACCGGCCTCCAGATCGCACAGTTCACCGTTAATCCAAGCACCCTGGAGAGCGGTGAGCTCGCCGATGGCAAGGTCGTCCTGAGCGGAAAAGCGCCTGCAGGCGGTGTCACGATCAGCCTCACCAGCGCCAACCCGGGCGTGCTCAGTGTCCCCCCTTCCGTCTTCATTCCCGCCGGGGAGAAGCGTGGCGAGTTCAAGCTGACCGCAGGGTCCGTCATAGCGGCAACGCCTGTAGTCGTCAGTGCCACCCTGGCAGGAGCCCCCAGTAAGGCAACCGTGACTGTCATCCCCCGCTAGGAGGTTTTAGCTCTCTCATGGTTCTCTCACAATCGCCTTGATAGAACCCATAATGGGAAAAAGATGCGGATTGGTTTGAGTAAAAACTATCGGAGTCTGACGGATTCTGAGCTAGTTGCAGAGTGCATCCCAGGTAGCGAGGCTGCCTGGGATGAGCTGCTTCGTCGGCACGGTGGCCTGATCTTCTCCACCATCCGGCGCATGGGGCTGTCATCGCTGGATGCCGAAGATGTCTTTCAGAGTGTCTGCATACTGCTGCTGGAGAACCTTACAAGCCTGCGGGAGGGTCAGAAGCTCACCGGCTGGCTTATGGCCGTCTCGCGGCGGGAGACACTCCGCTGGCTCCGGCGACAGCGGCCCACAAGCGAGCTTCCTACCACGGAGCGAGAGGCCACCGATGACCTCCCCGAGAAACAGCTTGCCGCGCTTGAAGACCGGCACTTACTGGAGCGTGGCCTGGAGCAGCTCGGAGAGCGGTGCCAGACGCTTCTTATCGCACTCTACCTAACCGAACCTGCGCCCAGCTATGAGGCTATCGCCCAGGAGCGCAGCTGGCCTGTGGGCAGTGTCGGGCCAAACCGGGCACGCTGCTTGGAGCGCCTGCGCGTTGAGCTGGAGAAACTGGGATACTAAGGTGCTGTATTTTTCACGCGCCTCTCTGTCTCTCTTAGAGCAGGTAGGAAGATAAACCCATGAGCGATGAGACCGAGCTTGAAGCACGACTAATAGCGGCGAGGGCAGCAGGCCCTCTAGAGCCCCTCACAGAGTCAGCAGTGGCACGCGCACGCCAGCTCTTTCGACTCTACACCCCCCAGCCAGACCAACAAACCAGCCTGGTCCAGCTCGCCCGACTGGTCTTAGATAGCTTTCGGGGGCCACAAGCCCTGGCAGCAGCCCGAGGAGCAACCACAAACGAGGCGCGGGAGCTCTTATTTGAAGTGGGCGACCTGACCTTTCGCCTTTTTCAAGAGCCCTTTGCACAAGACGACTGGTTCCTGATCGGCCAGCTTCTCACGTC includes:
- a CDS encoding RNA polymerase sigma factor; the protein is MSKNYRSLTDSELVAECIPGSEAAWDELLRRHGGLIFSTIRRMGLSSLDAEDVFQSVCILLLENLTSLREGQKLTGWLMAVSRRETLRWLRRQRPTSELPTTEREATDDLPEKQLAALEDRHLLERGLEQLGERCQTLLIALYLTEPAPSYEAIAQERSWPVGSVGPNRARCLERLRVELEKLGY